Proteins encoded in a region of the Myxococcales bacterium genome:
- a CDS encoding DNA polymerase Y family protein, whose product MPDTRDTERRIAAVVLPELLTELAAESLSVARGVKATNEARLELPAFAVVLVEQTSGATSETPIKATALLDAVSREARRFGVRPGQSIAEACVLLGRLQVEELKHTDLQAALGRMAEAALGFGATVSFESPDTVWVDVSGAAHLFGGEEALATELASRIRALGHLVRVAVAGGPRLAQALARWGSGRGQGGEGVVVIPKERTSEAMALLPITALPIAPEQVAWLARLGVLSLGELAKLPRAAAAARLGEHADRALDLAEGKDDAPLVRYQPPSLLSEKSEWDEPVSGIEPLLFVLSGLAQRVSARLAGRGEAAQKLVLIVEHDRAIARHRGSANEKELVFELASPLWRKEEIRRVIVARLERTRLDAPSLGLRLEVPALIRALGHQLELSRVSAGVTGQKGLESLPVVLAELVADIGRERVGVLRLHDSHRPELQSELVAALEEPRLGRVKKAKREPLPVRRLRPITASRLDAPTRLLPEPIALEVALRLGVTLRLEHRLYTIERIGFVERLESVEWWTGVPITRDYLRLWLAGIEGGLEVLVYVDRESGKRYLQAAAD is encoded by the coding sequence ATGCCTGACACGAGGGACACCGAGCGCCGCATCGCCGCGGTGGTGCTCCCCGAGCTCTTGACCGAGCTGGCTGCGGAGTCGTTGAGTGTTGCGCGAGGGGTGAAGGCTACAAACGAAGCTCGGCTCGAGCTGCCAGCGTTTGCCGTGGTGCTGGTGGAGCAGACGTCGGGGGCAACGAGCGAGACTCCGATCAAAGCCACGGCCTTGCTCGATGCCGTGAGCCGCGAGGCTCGCCGCTTTGGCGTGCGCCCGGGACAGAGCATCGCGGAGGCCTGTGTGCTCCTCGGGCGACTGCAGGTCGAAGAGCTGAAACATACGGATTTGCAGGCTGCACTGGGCCGAATGGCGGAGGCTGCGCTCGGTTTTGGCGCCACGGTGTCCTTCGAGTCGCCGGACACCGTCTGGGTCGACGTGAGCGGGGCGGCGCACCTCTTTGGTGGGGAGGAGGCCCTCGCGACGGAGCTAGCGAGTCGGATCCGGGCGCTCGGACACCTGGTGCGGGTGGCCGTCGCCGGCGGACCGCGGTTAGCGCAGGCCCTCGCGCGTTGGGGCAGTGGGCGCGGGCAGGGGGGCGAGGGTGTGGTGGTGATCCCCAAAGAACGCACCTCGGAGGCAATGGCGCTGTTGCCCATCACGGCGCTGCCCATCGCTCCCGAGCAAGTGGCCTGGCTCGCGCGTCTTGGGGTGCTCAGCTTGGGGGAGCTTGCGAAACTCCCGAGAGCGGCTGCAGCTGCCCGTCTGGGAGAACACGCCGATCGTGCGCTCGATTTGGCGGAGGGCAAGGACGATGCGCCGCTCGTCCGTTATCAACCCCCGAGCTTGCTCTCGGAAAAGAGCGAGTGGGACGAGCCGGTCTCGGGGATCGAGCCGCTGCTCTTCGTGCTCAGTGGACTCGCACAACGCGTCTCGGCACGCCTGGCTGGTCGGGGAGAGGCCGCACAAAAGCTCGTGCTGATCGTCGAGCACGATCGTGCGATCGCTCGGCATCGAGGCAGTGCCAACGAGAAAGAGCTGGTGTTCGAGCTGGCTTCGCCGCTGTGGCGAAAGGAGGAGATCCGGCGTGTGATCGTCGCGCGTCTGGAGCGGACTCGGCTCGATGCGCCGAGCCTGGGGCTGCGGCTGGAGGTACCCGCGCTCATCCGCGCGCTGGGGCACCAGCTGGAGCTGTCCCGGGTTTCAGCGGGAGTTACCGGGCAAAAAGGCCTCGAGTCGCTGCCCGTGGTGCTGGCGGAGTTGGTGGCCGACATCGGCAGAGAGCGCGTGGGCGTGCTCCGGCTCCACGATTCTCACCGGCCCGAGCTTCAGAGTGAGCTTGTCGCTGCGCTCGAGGAGCCGAGACTCGGGCGTGTGAAGAAGGCGAAACGGGAGCCGCTACCCGTGCGCAGGTTGCGACCGATCACGGCGTCGCGTCTCGATGCCCCGACGCGGCTCTTGCCCGAGCCCATCGCGCTCGAGGTTGCGCTGCGGCTCGGCGTGACGCTGCGGCTCGAGCATCGCCTGTACACCATCGAGCGTATCGGGTTCGTCGAGCGGCTCGAGTCGGTCGAGTGGTGGACCGGCGTGCCCATCACGCGCGATTACCTCAGGCTCTGGCTCGCAGGTATCGAGGGTGGGCTCGAGGTGTTGGTGTACGTCGATCGCGAGAGTGGGAAACGGTATTTGCAGGCGGCGGCAGATTGA
- a CDS encoding error-prone DNA polymerase produces MFAELLARSNFSFLIGASHPEQMVVRARELDLQAIALTDRMGLYGSVRAHAQAKESGQTVIVGAELVLEPPIPSRSATSPSEARLAALSDAPSVALLAADHTGYSNLCRLLTLSHAEHPKGEGALCLEELARYHSGLIAVVPTPRDPAGPDAPPDELFEVLSDVFRERSFLAAHRHLDVFDTPRLEAVERWSERFGIRVVASARPLFHQRSQKPIADVLSCIRAGTTLDRAGRALSANRQAFLRSELEIQRLFRERPTWVKHSTKIASACRFSLSELRYHFPCSLEPGESADDKLARLAREGGRRRYPSGVPDGVARQIEKELSLIEKLGVAPYFLSTWEVVEMARARRILCQGRGSAANSAVCYVLGITAVDPARSNLLFERFMSAERSEPPDIDIDFEHERREEVIQEIYARHGRDRATMVSEVICYRGKSALREVGKTFGLSLEQIDRLSGTITHWDSAEVSDARLVEMGFDPADDRLRQSVMLARAIEGFPRHLSIHVGGFVLSARPLHEVAPIEPARMPERTVMPWDKDDIETLGFFKIDVLGLGMLTAIRKCLALIHQGGGLGVGEAEEAFDPLDVVARVPPEDPRVYDMCCRADTVGVFQIESRAQMAMLPRLKPRRFYDLVVEVAIVRPGPIQGGMVHPYLRRRNGEEKTSSPHPSLWPILERTLGVPLFQEQVMQIAIVGAGYSGGEADQLRRDMAAWKKNGKLMRHRERLLEGFTERGISPEFGERLFEQIKGFGEYGFPESHAASFGLLVYTSAWQKAYYPAHFACALVNSQPMGFYSASTLFQDAQRHGVEVRDVSIVDSNYDCTLEPAGPASKVVSRLPGAARAVRLGFRLIKGLAKDSAARIELARQSQAFRSLDDLMHRARLRKDEIERLAEAGALEPLVPGRRNAVWQARAPRVGGLFARLDVAEPRVALPPLRAAEQLLLDYGRKGLSVADHPLRHLRKRLSARKVLTAAELPRAEQGSRVSVAGLVLTRQQPGTASGVVFITLEDETGFVNLILWQAVYERLRLIARHATLLLAHGKIERDREATNAEVPILHVIVEDLERLDRPEAKLRKQSRDFH; encoded by the coding sequence ATGTTTGCCGAGCTGCTCGCGCGCTCGAACTTCTCGTTCTTGATCGGGGCCTCCCATCCCGAGCAGATGGTCGTGCGCGCGCGCGAGCTCGATCTGCAAGCCATCGCGCTGACCGATCGGATGGGCCTCTACGGCTCGGTGCGGGCGCATGCCCAGGCCAAGGAGAGTGGGCAAACGGTGATCGTTGGCGCGGAGCTCGTGCTCGAGCCACCGATCCCCTCGCGCTCGGCGACCTCGCCGAGTGAGGCACGGCTCGCAGCGCTCTCGGACGCACCGAGCGTGGCGCTGCTCGCAGCGGACCACACGGGGTACTCGAACTTGTGTCGTCTGCTGACACTCTCCCACGCCGAGCATCCGAAGGGAGAGGGGGCGCTCTGCCTCGAAGAGCTCGCGCGCTACCACAGCGGGCTGATTGCCGTCGTGCCGACGCCGCGAGATCCGGCCGGGCCGGACGCCCCGCCGGACGAGCTCTTCGAGGTGCTCTCGGACGTGTTCCGAGAGCGGAGTTTCCTTGCGGCGCACCGTCACCTCGATGTCTTCGACACGCCGCGGCTCGAGGCGGTCGAGCGCTGGTCGGAGCGTTTTGGCATTCGGGTGGTCGCGAGCGCTCGCCCGTTGTTCCATCAGCGCTCCCAAAAGCCGATAGCGGACGTGCTCAGCTGCATCCGTGCGGGCACCACCCTCGATCGCGCGGGGCGCGCGCTCTCGGCCAATCGCCAGGCCTTTCTGCGCTCGGAGCTGGAGATACAGCGACTCTTTCGCGAGCGCCCAACCTGGGTAAAACATAGCACCAAGATCGCGAGTGCTTGTCGCTTTTCGCTGTCGGAGCTGCGCTACCACTTCCCCTGCAGCCTCGAGCCCGGCGAGAGCGCCGACGACAAGCTCGCGCGCCTCGCCCGCGAAGGCGGGAGACGGCGTTATCCGAGCGGGGTGCCGGACGGGGTCGCGAGACAGATCGAGAAGGAACTTTCGCTGATCGAGAAGCTGGGGGTGGCTCCCTACTTCTTGTCGACCTGGGAGGTCGTCGAGATGGCGCGGGCTCGGCGCATCTTGTGTCAGGGGCGAGGCAGCGCCGCCAACAGCGCGGTCTGCTACGTGCTCGGGATCACGGCGGTGGATCCGGCGCGCTCCAACCTGTTGTTCGAGCGCTTCATGAGCGCCGAGCGCAGTGAGCCGCCGGACATCGACATCGACTTCGAGCACGAGCGGCGCGAGGAGGTCATCCAGGAGATCTACGCGCGTCACGGGCGTGACCGCGCGACCATGGTGAGTGAGGTGATCTGTTATCGCGGCAAGAGTGCGCTGCGAGAGGTGGGGAAGACCTTCGGCCTGTCCCTCGAGCAGATCGATCGGCTGTCGGGCACCATCACCCACTGGGACTCGGCCGAGGTGAGCGACGCACGGCTGGTCGAGATGGGCTTCGACCCGGCGGACGACCGCCTGCGCCAGAGTGTGATGCTGGCCCGGGCCATCGAGGGATTTCCCCGGCATTTGTCGATCCACGTCGGGGGTTTTGTGCTCTCGGCGCGCCCGCTCCACGAGGTGGCGCCCATCGAACCCGCGCGCATGCCCGAGCGCACGGTGATGCCGTGGGACAAAGACGACATCGAGACCCTGGGGTTCTTCAAGATCGACGTGCTCGGGCTCGGCATGTTGACGGCCATTCGCAAGTGCCTGGCGCTGATCCACCAGGGCGGGGGACTCGGCGTCGGTGAAGCAGAAGAGGCCTTCGATCCGCTGGACGTGGTGGCGCGGGTCCCGCCGGAAGACCCGCGCGTCTACGACATGTGCTGTCGCGCCGACACCGTGGGGGTGTTCCAGATCGAGAGTCGGGCGCAGATGGCGATGCTGCCGCGGCTCAAGCCGCGCCGCTTCTACGATCTGGTGGTCGAGGTCGCGATCGTGCGCCCCGGCCCGATTCAAGGCGGAATGGTGCATCCGTATCTGCGGCGGCGAAACGGCGAGGAAAAGACCTCGTCGCCCCATCCGAGCCTGTGGCCGATCCTCGAGCGCACGCTGGGGGTGCCTTTGTTCCAGGAGCAGGTGATGCAGATCGCCATCGTCGGCGCCGGCTACAGCGGGGGTGAGGCCGACCAGTTGCGGCGGGACATGGCGGCCTGGAAGAAGAACGGAAAGCTGATGCGTCACCGCGAGCGCCTGCTCGAGGGTTTCACCGAGAGAGGCATCAGCCCCGAGTTCGGGGAGCGGCTGTTCGAGCAGATCAAGGGCTTCGGGGAGTACGGGTTCCCCGAGTCCCATGCGGCGTCCTTTGGGCTGCTCGTGTACACGTCGGCCTGGCAAAAGGCGTATTATCCAGCGCATTTTGCCTGTGCGCTGGTGAACTCACAGCCCATGGGGTTCTACTCCGCGAGCACGCTGTTTCAGGATGCACAGCGCCACGGCGTCGAGGTGCGGGACGTCAGCATCGTAGACAGCAACTACGACTGCACCCTCGAGCCGGCGGGCCCCGCGAGCAAAGTCGTGAGTCGGTTGCCCGGCGCGGCTCGCGCCGTGCGGCTGGGATTCCGCCTGATCAAGGGTTTGGCGAAGGACAGCGCGGCGCGCATCGAGCTGGCGCGCCAGAGCCAGGCCTTTCGCAGCCTGGACGATTTGATGCACCGGGCGCGTCTGCGAAAAGACGAGATCGAACGGCTGGCGGAGGCTGGCGCCCTCGAACCCCTGGTGCCCGGTCGACGCAACGCCGTGTGGCAGGCGCGCGCGCCGCGGGTAGGGGGACTGTTCGCACGGCTCGACGTTGCCGAGCCGCGGGTCGCGCTGCCACCGCTGCGAGCGGCGGAGCAGCTGTTGCTCGACTACGGGCGCAAGGGGCTGTCGGTCGCCGACCATCCCTTGCGCCATCTGCGGAAGCGTCTCAGCGCGAGGAAAGTGCTCACCGCCGCAGAGTTGCCTCGGGCCGAACAAGGCAGTCGGGTCAGTGTCGCCGGGCTGGTCTTGACGCGCCAGCAGCCGGGCACGGCGAGCGGAGTCGTGTTCATCACCCTCGAGGACGAGACGGGGTTCGTGAACCTGATCCTGTGGCAGGCCGTCTACGAGCGCCTACGGCTGATCGCGAGGCACGCGACGCTGCTCCTTGCCCACGGAAAAATCGAGCGCGACCGCGAGGCCACCAACGCAGAGGTGCCCATCCTCCACGTGATCGTCGAGGACCTCGAGCGCCTGGATCGCCCCGAAGCGAAGCTCCGCAAACAATCCCGGGATTTTCACTGA
- the smc gene encoding chromosome segregation protein SMC, with amino-acid sequence MHIKRLEIAGFKSFVDRTVIHFDHDVIGVVGPNGCGKSNIVDAIRWCMGEQSAKHLRGRAMEDVIFNGSESRGPHGLAEVTITFDNNDPTYAESLPPEYQAYPEIAITRRLYRDGTSEYLINKTQVRLRDVTELFLGTGVGTKAYSIVEQGRIGQIVSSRPEDRRLYIEEAAGITKYKQRRRQAERKMELTRQNLLRINDIVSEIDRTRASLKRQVAKAERYVQYRGELEDLVLHDASHKLLEYIVTEHVERGAHAESSTGLEQARTSLGLAESELEAARHEAVGIEQRSDRASTSAFEADNEVTALGAEIERARDRMAHLDDRQKAAETEQEEITRRLSELGAERESLADRLRDLARDEGERVADAEREDVALAELKSEEARANETLQGVRNSLADISAKTAADEARVEAHGHNITELEARRDRLGSERDSITDELAELDAKKHALERSLAELAEGKRLTVAEREALEAEIIELRAHQLESERAVDAAKNELGLKKSRLKALDEVHRRLEGVGAGARALVNGARPGVLGLVADRIEAPVELTAAFAGLLGERLQYVVVDELPRGLDLLAELAKDSRGRANIIAARPPYVAGAARSAAAHEPGVLGYLSDRLAYAPVDEALVCALVGDALLVETAEQAVALAERFVGTTAVALDGTVARPDGVVSGGSGDDVAAAMVEQKRELRVLAEEVERLTEHYGRVHDEHTALRARLSEVGTSLDRARQEAHAGELAHVTAEKDVARTTDEMARANARQATIGLEATELETKLTDARSAETDTRAGLEAARVALEHLRHELAKAEASATSWNERVSAQANLVTERRVRLAQVREQVEAAKSSELRVLSALTDFQTRAQRLADDLIETARALGETAAQIVIAREARVGAAERAREAHKELESARALLEQVRFALGTREADLKTLRDQSQAQDEAVRRAEMALQRIELEREHLLANVRDRFRGLDLRRVVGDYHARPMPDDEQRRRIEELTQLIDRMGPVNLDAGREWQDAEKRFHDLSTQKIDIEKALEDLERAIKHMNRESRRRFKETFDAVNDLFKKTFTRMFRGGRAELALTNPDDMLDTGVDIIAQPPGKKLGNIELMSGGEKALTAVSLIFAIFQYRPSPFCVLDEVDAPLDEANVTRYNEAIQSMTANSQFILITHVRKTMQSVDVLYGVTMGEPGVSRIVSVKVNDQATVRSEHRAGALSDMPPAAAIDDSARVA; translated from the coding sequence ATGCACATCAAGAGGCTGGAGATCGCGGGTTTCAAGTCCTTCGTGGACCGGACCGTGATCCACTTCGACCACGACGTAATCGGCGTGGTGGGGCCCAACGGCTGCGGCAAGTCGAACATCGTGGACGCCATCCGCTGGTGCATGGGGGAACAGAGCGCCAAACACCTTCGCGGCCGGGCGATGGAGGACGTGATCTTCAACGGCTCCGAGTCCCGGGGTCCGCATGGCCTCGCGGAGGTGACCATCACCTTCGACAACAACGACCCCACCTACGCGGAGTCGCTGCCGCCGGAGTACCAGGCTTATCCCGAGATCGCGATCACCCGGCGCCTGTACCGGGACGGCACCAGCGAGTATCTGATCAACAAAACGCAGGTGCGTCTGCGCGACGTGACAGAGCTCTTTCTCGGCACCGGCGTCGGCACGAAGGCCTACTCCATCGTCGAGCAAGGACGGATCGGTCAGATCGTCAGCTCGCGCCCGGAAGACCGCCGCCTCTACATCGAAGAGGCGGCTGGCATCACCAAGTACAAACAGCGCCGCCGGCAGGCCGAGCGCAAGATGGAGCTGACGCGCCAGAACCTGCTGCGCATCAACGACATCGTCTCGGAGATCGACCGCACGCGCGCGTCCCTCAAGCGCCAGGTCGCCAAGGCCGAGCGCTACGTCCAGTATCGCGGCGAGCTCGAAGATCTCGTGCTGCACGACGCCTCGCACAAGCTGCTCGAGTACATCGTGACGGAGCACGTCGAGCGGGGCGCACACGCCGAGTCGTCGACGGGGCTGGAGCAGGCGCGAACCAGCCTCGGCCTGGCGGAATCCGAGCTCGAGGCCGCGCGGCACGAGGCCGTTGGGATCGAACAGCGGTCCGATCGGGCCAGCACCTCGGCCTTCGAGGCGGACAACGAGGTCACGGCTCTGGGCGCCGAAATCGAGCGTGCCCGGGACCGCATGGCCCACCTCGACGACCGGCAAAAGGCCGCGGAAACCGAGCAGGAAGAGATCACACGGCGGCTCTCGGAGCTCGGGGCAGAGCGCGAGTCCCTGGCCGATCGCCTGCGCGATCTCGCCCGAGACGAAGGCGAACGCGTCGCCGATGCCGAGCGCGAGGACGTCGCGCTGGCCGAGCTGAAGAGCGAAGAGGCGCGCGCGAACGAGACGCTGCAAGGCGTCCGCAACTCGTTGGCGGACATCAGCGCCAAGACGGCAGCCGACGAGGCGCGCGTCGAGGCTCACGGCCACAATATCACCGAGCTGGAAGCACGACGCGACCGCCTCGGCAGTGAACGGGACAGCATCACCGACGAGCTAGCCGAGCTCGACGCCAAGAAGCACGCGCTCGAGCGCAGCTTGGCAGAGTTGGCCGAGGGCAAACGCCTGACGGTTGCGGAGCGCGAGGCGCTCGAAGCCGAGATCATCGAGCTGCGCGCGCATCAGCTCGAGAGCGAGCGCGCGGTCGACGCGGCCAAGAACGAGCTCGGTCTGAAGAAGAGTCGGCTGAAGGCGCTGGACGAGGTCCATCGTCGTCTCGAAGGGGTCGGCGCGGGAGCGCGTGCACTCGTCAACGGCGCGCGGCCCGGCGTGCTCGGGCTGGTTGCCGATCGCATCGAGGCACCGGTGGAGCTGACCGCCGCATTCGCGGGACTCCTGGGCGAGCGACTCCAATATGTCGTGGTCGACGAGTTGCCCCGCGGCCTAGACCTGCTCGCCGAGCTCGCAAAGGACTCCCGCGGCCGCGCGAACATCATCGCCGCTCGGCCGCCCTACGTGGCGGGCGCGGCCCGCAGCGCCGCGGCGCACGAGCCGGGGGTGCTGGGTTACCTCTCGGACCGCCTGGCCTACGCGCCCGTGGACGAGGCGCTGGTGTGTGCCCTGGTCGGGGACGCTCTGCTGGTCGAAACGGCAGAACAAGCCGTGGCGCTAGCCGAGCGTTTTGTCGGGACGACGGCGGTCGCCCTCGATGGAACGGTGGCACGACCCGACGGCGTCGTGAGTGGTGGCTCCGGCGACGACGTTGCCGCCGCAATGGTCGAGCAGAAGCGCGAGCTCCGAGTCCTGGCCGAAGAGGTCGAGCGACTGACCGAGCACTACGGCCGTGTGCACGACGAGCACACGGCGCTGCGGGCACGCCTGTCCGAGGTTGGAACGAGCCTCGACCGCGCCCGGCAGGAGGCCCACGCGGGTGAGCTGGCACACGTGACGGCGGAGAAGGACGTCGCTCGCACGACGGATGAAATGGCGCGGGCCAACGCACGCCAGGCGACCATCGGCCTCGAAGCAACGGAGCTAGAGACCAAGCTGACGGACGCGCGCAGCGCGGAGACCGACACCCGCGCCGGGCTCGAGGCAGCGCGAGTGGCGCTGGAGCACCTGCGGCACGAGCTGGCGAAGGCCGAAGCGTCGGCGACCTCATGGAACGAGCGCGTCTCGGCGCAGGCCAACCTGGTCACGGAGCGCCGGGTACGGCTGGCGCAGGTCCGCGAGCAGGTCGAAGCCGCGAAGAGCTCCGAACTCCGAGTGCTGTCCGCCCTCACGGACTTCCAGACGCGCGCCCAACGCCTGGCTGACGACTTGATCGAGACGGCGCGCGCGCTCGGCGAGACCGCAGCCCAGATCGTGATCGCCCGGGAGGCCCGCGTTGGCGCCGCCGAGCGCGCACGCGAGGCCCACAAAGAGCTGGAGTCGGCCCGCGCGCTGCTGGAGCAGGTGCGTTTTGCGCTGGGCACTCGCGAGGCCGACCTGAAGACCCTGCGCGACCAGTCACAGGCCCAGGACGAAGCCGTGCGCCGCGCCGAGATGGCGCTGCAGCGCATCGAGCTCGAGCGGGAGCACTTGCTGGCCAACGTGCGGGACCGCTTCCGCGGGCTGGATCTGCGCCGGGTCGTCGGCGACTACCACGCGCGCCCGATGCCCGACGACGAACAACGCCGCCGCATCGAGGAGCTGACTCAGCTCATCGACCGCATGGGGCCGGTCAACCTGGACGCGGGCCGGGAGTGGCAGGACGCCGAGAAGCGCTTCCACGATCTGTCGACCCAGAAGATCGACATCGAGAAGGCCCTCGAAGATCTGGAGCGCGCGATCAAACACATGAACCGGGAGTCCCGTCGGCGTTTCAAGGAGACCTTCGACGCGGTCAACGACCTGTTCAAGAAGACGTTCACACGCATGTTCCGCGGCGGTCGCGCCGAGCTGGCGCTCACCAACCCCGACGACATGCTGGACACCGGCGTCGACATCATCGCGCAGCCGCCCGGCAAGAAGCTCGGCAACATCGAGCTGATGAGCGGCGGAGAGAAGGCGCTGACGGCGGTCTCCTTGATCTTCGCCATTTTCCAGTACCGGCCCTCGCCGTTCTGTGTGCTCGACGAGGTCGACGCCCCGCTCGACGAGGCGAACGTCACGCGTTACAACGAGGCCATTCAGTCGATGACGGCGAACTCGCAGTTCATCCTGATCACCCACGTCCGCAAGACCATGCAGAGTGTGGACGTGCTCTACGGCGTCACCATGGGTGAGCCCGGTGTGTCGCGTATCGTGAGCGTGAAGGTGAACGATCAGGCCACGGTGCGCAGCGAACACCGCGCTGGCGCGCTCTCCGACATGCCGCCCGCCGCCGCCATCGACGACTCGGCTCGCGTGGCCTGA
- a CDS encoding sulfatase — protein sequence MELDRSLLLTLPLLMFGCGQEAPTPVNKTAREPTPKAALAPEAKTQRAVAEARPVAPKKSARRPGPLNVILLTVDALRADMPWAGYKRDIAPNLTRFAKENVVFDAHRALSSFTAQSVPALLSGRYASTLYRTGYFFAGYSDSNEMFPEALTAKGIRTIGVQSHLYFNRGKGLNQGFDVWEMVPGITFNERSDDHVTSPKTNELLIKQLSEPANVRGQFFAWTHYTDPHHQWIKHEESPDFGNTDRDRYDNEVHYTDQHIGKFLDWAAKQAWWDKTAVIISADHGEAFGEHGMMQHAHELYEELVRVPLLVRVPGVEPRRITTPHTHLDLGPTIMELMGQEALPSFMGESLVAELEGNPGRAKPITLELSADNVQPSRRAVVSGDWKLIRFGEKSGPEKLFNLQEDPGEKQDRAKADPEKRGELSALLDSEFNKLPRVRPYGGMKLKGGGTADGPLRPELASR from the coding sequence ATGGAGCTCGACCGCTCTCTCTTGCTCACACTTCCACTCTTGATGTTCGGCTGCGGGCAAGAGGCCCCCACGCCGGTGAACAAGACGGCAAGAGAGCCCACACCAAAAGCGGCGCTTGCGCCGGAGGCGAAGACCCAGCGGGCAGTCGCGGAGGCAAGACCCGTTGCTCCGAAAAAATCCGCGCGCCGCCCCGGGCCTCTCAACGTGATCCTGCTGACCGTGGACGCACTGCGCGCGGACATGCCGTGGGCAGGCTACAAGCGCGACATCGCGCCGAACCTGACCCGGTTTGCGAAGGAGAACGTCGTGTTCGACGCACACCGCGCGCTGAGCAGCTTCACCGCGCAGAGCGTGCCCGCCCTGCTGTCGGGGCGTTACGCCTCCACGCTCTACCGAACTGGGTATTTCTTCGCGGGCTACTCGGACTCGAACGAGATGTTCCCGGAGGCGCTGACCGCGAAGGGGATCCGCACCATCGGCGTGCAGTCCCACCTGTATTTCAACCGGGGAAAAGGCCTCAATCAAGGTTTCGACGTCTGGGAGATGGTGCCGGGGATCACCTTCAATGAGCGCAGCGACGACCACGTCACGAGCCCCAAGACCAACGAGCTCTTGATCAAACAGCTGTCCGAGCCAGCCAACGTGAGAGGTCAGTTCTTCGCCTGGACGCACTACACCGATCCACACCATCAGTGGATCAAACACGAAGAGTCGCCGGACTTCGGCAACACCGATCGTGATCGTTACGACAACGAGGTCCACTACACCGACCAGCACATCGGAAAGTTCCTCGACTGGGCGGCGAAACAAGCCTGGTGGGACAAGACAGCGGTGATCATCAGCGCGGACCATGGCGAAGCTTTTGGCGAACACGGCATGATGCAGCACGCTCACGAGCTGTACGAAGAGCTGGTTCGGGTGCCGCTGCTCGTGCGAGTGCCCGGCGTCGAGCCGCGTCGAATCACGACACCCCACACCCACCTCGACCTCGGGCCGACCATCATGGAGCTGATGGGCCAGGAGGCCTTGCCGAGCTTCATGGGCGAGAGCTTGGTGGCCGAGCTCGAAGGCAACCCCGGCCGGGCGAAGCCCATCACGCTGGAGCTGAGCGCCGACAACGTTCAGCCGTCACGCCGGGCCGTGGTCAGCGGCGACTGGAAGCTGATCCGATTCGGCGAGAAGAGCGGGCCGGAGAAGCTGTTCAACCTGCAGGAAGATCCGGGTGAAAAGCAGGATCGCGCCAAGGCCGACCCGGAGAAGCGCGGCGAGCTCAGCGCCCTGCTCGACAGCGAGTTCAACAAGCTGCCGCGGGTACGACCTTACGGCGGAATGAAGCTCAAGGGCGGCGGCACGGCGGATGGGCCGCTCAGGCCCGAGCTCGCGTCCCGCTGA
- a CDS encoding recombinase A, with amino-acid sequence MGFAETPTLGLALGIEELDACLPDRGLGRGAVVELSVSGALAGATRIALSACRAAQAEGRERGGDTAWCAFVDPSCSLFAPGVVEAGVQLDRLLVVRPPREALSRVSLRIVESRAFALVIIDTMGAPGRPLDVPLGTWPRIVRRLSMAVEGTTSSVVLITDAGAARPLPLPVAQRIELSRPSEHELQVRVAKDKLGRISSPHTLAWGRAGPRPLVKGEPEAGPRVRAANDA; translated from the coding sequence TTGGGCTTTGCCGAGACGCCGACCCTCGGTTTGGCCCTGGGCATCGAAGAGCTGGACGCTTGTTTGCCGGACCGGGGGCTCGGGCGGGGGGCCGTGGTGGAGCTCTCGGTGAGCGGCGCTCTGGCGGGGGCGACGCGCATCGCACTCTCGGCCTGTCGCGCCGCTCAGGCCGAGGGGCGTGAGCGGGGAGGGGATACGGCGTGGTGTGCCTTCGTGGATCCGTCGTGCTCGCTCTTTGCTCCGGGTGTCGTCGAGGCCGGTGTCCAGCTCGATCGGCTGCTCGTGGTCCGCCCCCCACGCGAAGCGCTCAGCCGCGTCAGCCTGCGCATCGTGGAGTCACGAGCGTTCGCCCTCGTCATCATCGACACGATGGGAGCACCCGGACGTCCTCTGGACGTTCCGCTCGGGACCTGGCCGCGCATCGTGCGTCGTCTCTCGATGGCAGTGGAAGGCACGACGTCGAGTGTGGTTCTGATCACGGACGCTGGCGCTGCTCGCCCGTTGCCGCTGCCGGTTGCCCAGCGCATCGAGCTCTCACGACCCAGCGAACACGAGCTCCAGGTGCGCGTGGCGAAGGACAAACTGGGACGTATTTCGTCGCCGCACACCTTGGCCTGGGGACGTGCGGGGCCCCGGCCTTTGGTGAAGGGAGAGCCCGAAGCGGGACCGCGCGTGCGAGCCGCGAACGATGCCTGA